From Epinephelus fuscoguttatus linkage group LG17, E.fuscoguttatus.final_Chr_v1:
tcctgaactctgagttgatctactctgagataggaaactctgagtttccggttccagaacaactgatttgaatcagtttaatcaactcagaatagtttcacctggagttaagcgcctgcaccacgactataaaaagccaacatcaatggagccccgattcgacgagtcaccatggcaacggggaagaggagggctgcggTTTTCACCCCATTAGAATTAGAAGTCTTAATGTGCTCATATGGAGAGTTtgcacatgttttcaaaaagaagtgcaacaccgctgcagctgcaaaagagagggagacggcgtgggagaacattgctgctcgggtcaatgattaagtttaaatgtagtcctttgcaatcacaataacattacaggggaaaactgcttgaatggtagcctattaatttatttcatttaggagCAATCCCAcgggggagaagcgcacttggcagcagtttaggatgaaatgtaaaaacattgttcaaacaggtaagacctcagcataatctcatgggggtgcctcattttgatcacgctatacattgtaaagtaaatattaagtggctgtttgactgtgcagttgttttacccccaacataatgctgttttcacacacatcaatgtcttctcatctatatcatgttctgttaaataattaagccaatttaaactaacacagacttctactcagccaacagaaagaaggcagatgcccgtaaaacgagcacacttttctaaccgccctgcatacagttgccttactcaagtgctcagcatctccgacattgtacaaaaaaacttccatttgcaaagaaacgcagcgcaacacacaatatctgctgggatgtgagggCATGACTATgactggtaatgttgcaaatgtaaggacggattaggttgtgtatgtagatgatggactgtgacgtgaaacggtacagctcaaaaagataattgtgtggaaatgctaaaacatctatgcgcggtctgataaccatctcccgacgaatatctaattctctgcgcagtaatgctgcaccttcatccacgggatcgttatcaaaaggacatgtcatgttagtgaaaaaagtcgccatctactgtgcctaatggacttctaatatactgactctgatttttttttaaatgacagacggcagaacggCTACGCCAAAAcccgcctgctgactgaatgaatgaggaaatcagatggagtgtgtggctctgaaagagggcggagacagagagaaactcgaggttcattgagaaaaacctggtcctgaccaggttaggttcatagagtctgttactacggtaactgaccgagagcttaagttacctctctctctgaaacaggctagagttacccctctttctctggtttgagttacctccctttttgaaatggaaaactcagagtttccctcatttcagggttaacagactctgagttttcactaaacctgctttgtgaaacggaccccagataaagagtctctgagttgtttggggccaagaacaataacttcagttttgtctgaatttaacatcaggaaattggtgctcatccaagtttttatgtctttaaggcagttatggagtttagttaactgattagtttcttctggcttcatcgataaatacaactgtgtatcatccgcataacaatggaaatttatagagtgatttctaatgatgttacctaaaggaagcatatatagagtaaataggattggtccgagcacagaaccttgcggaactccaaaacaaactttggtacgtaaggacgattcattatgaacgtgaacaaactgaaaacgatcagataaataagatttaaaccagctcggtgcagaaccttttaggccaattaagtgatccagtctctgcagtagaatttgatggtcaattgtgtcaaacgccgcactaagatctaataaaacaagtacagagacgagtcctttgtctgaagcaatcagaaggtcatttgtaattttaactagtgctgtctcagtgctatgatgcactctaaatcctgactgaaattcctcaaatagattattatcatggagaaaatcacacagctggtctgcgactactttctcaaggatctttgacataaaggaagattagatattggtctatagttggctaacacctctggatccagggtgggcttttttaggagaggtttaattacagctaccttaaaagactgtggtacatagcctgttaataaggatatattgatcatatctaatatatgagtgttaactaaaggaaagacctccttaagtagcctagatgggatggggtctaagagacacgttgatgatttagatgaagaaatcaatgcgatcaattcttgaagagaaattggggagaagcaatctaaatatatattaggttttacagctgtgtttgaggttagataggtactatctgaggacaggaggtcatgaattttgcctctaatagttagaattttgtcattaaaaaagctcataaaatcattactgctaagggctaaaggaatacaaggctcaatagagctttgactctcagtcagcctggctacagtgctgaaaagaaacctggggttgttcttattgtcttctattaatgctgagtaatagtttgctctggcattgcggaggcccctcttataagttttgagactgtctgcccagattaaacgagattcttccagtttggttaatcgccaattcctttcaaattttctcgatatttgttttaacttacgggtttgagagttataccaaggagtgaactttctttgcttttttaacttctttttaagaggagctacagagtcaagtgttgttcgcagcgagcctacggtgctatcgacaaaatgatcaaagtcggtacaggaaacctctgttactgagggacttggtattgaatttaatgacggagtaatcttttccttaaattataattaatctagtatagtaactgttgctgagtggcgtgtaatcgagtaaaaagaaatcaaaagtaatcagataatgatccgatagcgagggattctgtggaaagactgttaggttatcaatttcaattccatacgtcagaactagatcgagggtatggttaaaacagtgagtgggttcatgtacaccctgactgaagccaatggagtctattaatgagataaacgcggtagccagggagtcattatcaacgtcgacatgaatgttaaaatcgcctacaataataactttatctgatttaagaactaaactggataaaaactctgagaattcagatacaaattcagaatacgggccaggagcacggtacactataacaaataaaagtggctgcgaggttttccaggtcggatgtaaaagactaagaacgaggctttcaaatgaattataatctagtttaggtttagggctgattaaaagattagagttaaaaatggctgcaactccccctcctcggccactgcctcgaggaatgtgggtattattatgactgggaggagtggactcatttagactgacatattcatctggacacagccaggtttcagtgagactgagtaaatcaatatgattatctgatgttaattcgtttactaacactgctttagacgatagagacctgatatttaacagtctgcatttaattctcctgttttgtctttctgtcacagaagaggttttaatttttatgaggttgttatgcacaactcctctttgttcaattttagatttaaataatttaggcggtcgggggacagacactgtttgtataaaactatgaaaactatggctgggtaactgaactagaagctcagagaggcgtataggactgcgactctgagtcctggtctcaactctgggttgtcagggatttaaattactaataaagtttgccaggttcttagaaatgagagcagctccatccaaagtgggatgaatgccgtctctcctaataagaccaggttttccccagaaagtttgccaattattaacgaaacccacatcgtttgctggacaccacctggacagccagcgattaaatgatgacatgcggctaaacatgtcatcactggtcagatttgggaggggtccagagaaaactacggagtccgacatcgtttttgcatattcacacaccgaggcacaCTTTTTGAAGATACTGATCAGTGATCTttaaagggggcgtggcttagcacATAACTCCACAACCTTTGGTccaatcatcacaaaacttgCAAGTGAAGAGGAACCAGGCACATATCCTAAAAGATACATTATGTGACCACTAGGGGcatcacaaatacaaaaatgggTGTGGCCTACCACAAATGAGATTATAAATCAGAAAGTGACCAAGTGTGCCTAGagtaactcatatcacagcggtgcctggacagcgtgacgtgtgtggttgtgctgctgccgtggtcctgccagatgcctcctgctgctgctgccatcattagtcattagtcatacttctactgttattatacacatatgactattgtcacacatgtatactgccagatattaatacatactttcaacatattgtaccacagtagccagaactataactataatattattactttcaataatgttgttgtaagctactgtcattacctgcatctctctctctctctctctctctctctctctctctctctctctcattgtgtcatgtggattactgttaatttatcatgctgatctgttctgtacgacatctattgcacgtctgtctgtcctggaagagggatccctcctcagttgctcttcctgaggtttctaccgttttttccccgttaaagggttttttggggagtttttccttatccgctgtgagggtcataaggacagagggatgtcgtatgctgtaaagccctgtgaggcaaattgtgatttgtgatattgggctttataaataaaattgaaataaaattgaaattgaaattcaaTCATTAAAAAGCCTGCAGGACAGGATAAATAAAAACGGTGGTCAGTAGGGGTGTCACAGTTCCAACCAAGTGCAGTAACTTCTCACAAAATTTGTCCATAAATCAATGAAGGTTTGATCAAACATCAACAAACTCAGTGGATTTCTTTTAACTTAGCCATTAGAGCATGTCCTCAAAATGCCTCAGCAGGtgtccaacaggaagtgacagaggAGGGCATGGCCCCAAAGGGATTTGGGCTGCGTCCTGAATGTCAGAGATCTTGATCCTACCCAGTGCTCAAGTTTTAAAGATCAGTGCTGGTCTGAAACTCATCTCATATCGATCCCAGGATCCTGAACCACACTGAAATCAAACCATGGCAATTTTGTGACGTCAGCAAATATCATTAGTCGTCCAGTTGTCCTCTTTACCGTCCTCAAAGGACGTTACATCTGCGGTGGACAAACAGACGGATGAATTCAGATGGCAGGTTGATCAGGATGTTGACTCGTCTGCGGTGATCCAACATGGCCACTCAGACGGCTACTTCCTGTGTCTCCCTTCAGGCTGAAGTGAAACAGCGGGAGGACAAAGCAGACACGGTAGATTCTGTCTCTTACAGGGCGTCACGTTAACACAAGCTGAGCATGAGACACAATCACGGCTGAGACCAGAAGACTCAACCGACCTGTATCTACTGCGTGTCTCTGTGAAACTTCATGTGATTGTTGAAGCTCTGCCTCCAAGTGAAACTTTTcccacagacagagcagctgaacggtttctcccctgtgtgtgtcctcatgtgGACCTTCAGGTGTCCGCTCTCAGTGAAGTGGTTCCCGCACACAGAGCAGCTGAAgggtttctctccagtgtggATCCTCAGGTGTTTCCTCAGCGATCCGCTGCATGAGAAATATTTCATACACACTGAGCAGCCGTACGGTTTCTCTCCGGTGTGGATCCTCAGGTGTTCCTGTAGGTTCTTCTTACGGCGGAACCTCTTGGTGCACTGAGAGCAGCTGAACGGTCTCTCTGCGAGGTTGCTGTTGTGGACTTCATCTAAACTCTCTGTGGAGTCGGGAGCGACTTCAGTCTGAACGTCAGCAGAGTCTGAAGTTGCCGGAGGCTCCGCCCCTTTGCTCTCGTCAGGTCGTGAAGAGTCGTTGGCACAGCTGCGGTTCTTCAGGTTAAACCGCCATGCAAATCTTTTGCCGCAGACGCAGTAGAGAAAGCGTTTCTCCTCCGTGTGGACGCTGGTGTGATCAGtcagacttcctgtttgtgttaaCCCTTTCTCACAGAAGGAGCAGCTGAACGGTTTCTCTCCTGAGTGCGTCTTCATGTGCGACTGCAGGTTCTCCTCACCGCAGAACATTTTCCCACACTCAGGACAGATGAATGACTTCCTGTCACTGATGGAGACTGACGGAGGTTCTCTGGTTTCAGTTTCCGTCTTGGAGGAGTCTGACGTCTTGTCATCAGAGTCTGATCCTCCATCAACTGCCAAGTCGCCTGCTGGACACTCGCTCTGATTCTGCAACGACTCGTCAGTACACCTGTGGCTCTTCAGTTCATGACGCCATGCGAACCTCTTGTCACAGACGCAGCAGCGGAAGCGGATCTTCCCCGTGTGGCGCGCCATGTGTTGGATCAGATATCCTCTCTGAGTGAACTTCCTGCCACAGACGGAGCAGCTGAACAGATGATCGTCAGGGTGAGCCCCGCCGTCTTTCCTCAGGTGGTGACTGTAGCAGAGTTTTTTATCACACTCGGAGACGCCCCCGGCGCCTGAGACACACTGATGAGACTCCGCCCCTCTGTGGATGCCCATGTGTTGGACCAGGTATCCCCTCTTAGTGTATTTCTtcccacacacagagcagctgaaCGGTTTCTCCCCactgtgtgtcctcatgtgAGTCTCTAGGAATCCGTTCTTTGTAAACTTCTTCCCACACTCGGAGCAGTTGAACGGTTTCTCAGGTGAATCACATCCTGTGTCGTTGACAGGAAGTTCATTATCGACCTGAGAGTTTAAACCTGACAGAGGTTCTCTAGTCTCGTCCCAGTTGTCACAGCTGACTTCGATTTCAGCAACTGAGAACTCTCCGGTCCTGTCATCAATATCTGGACCTGAGTTTCTGTCTgatcctggtcctggtcctccACAGTGGTGTCCCTCAGACTGAGgttcctcttcatcatcttcactcttcacagggacaggagtgaatgtgaacttggtgatatcagcctcctccagcccttgaagctgctctccctcctgactgctccacagttcctcctcttcctctttaatgtgtgggggctctgggtcctcctggtccacactggagctccactcctgctgctcagggggaacctcttctttaaccaccaacagctgctgctggacctctgcaccaaacaggaaacagagacaaactgtcatttgatgccaggtgagcaacctgACAGGCTGCAGGATATAGTGCCCACACAAATTTATTATCAcacattttagtctttttttggacattttatcaataCTTTTTCAGACATCTTTTGTTTATAAACTTTTTTGAGATTTCATCAGCAAtttcttttgacattttttttttaaatttttattaattttttttttcttttttcaaacttctatttattcaattttatgacaaaagtacaaacagtaaacagagaaaaacagtcaaaaattacaaaaaatgcTACAAGACTGGTTTATGTAAAACATACCTGTGCAGCATCAATAGCACACTGAGGtaatatattttgcttataCCACAGCTCATGTTGTGTAGTAAAATACAACAGTTAAGTATGCGAGTGAAGAATATTATTTCTTTTCAatcagagagaaagggaagacaagcagaaaaaagcaaagcaaaacaaaacaaaaagtgacaGATATTCATCATGTTATGTATTTAAGTCCAGATTATAGTCCACTCCCAAAAGTTCCAGTGGCTTCCTCCACTTCTGCAGGAAAATATGAGTCCTTTTGTTAATACAGTGTTCAAGTTTTACTAGTATCACAACTTCGGAGATCAGTGATTTCCACAGACGAATGGAAGGGGGGTCTTCTCCAACCCATTTTACCATTATGGCTTTCCTCGCTAGCATTAAAAGTGACTGAATCACGTCCTCATTTTCTTTCAGAGAACCAAGACCAGGAGCCTTCCCTAGCAGACATAGAAGTGGGTTTACTGGCACCCGTTGAATTATTGCTGTACCAATACTTGTGCAAACTGCCTTCCAAAACACCTGAATTTTTTCGCATTCCCACAAACAGTGCAACCTCGTACCTACATGAGATTTACATTTGGGGCAGTTTTCTGAAGTTCCTGTGTTATACCTACTGTAGATATATGGAGATATGTATATATTGTGTACAATATTATACTGTAACTCTTTGTATCTGTTGCAGATTGAAATCCTGGAAGGTAATCGTAAAATGTCCTCCCATACATCATTATCTATTACACATTTGAGCGAGGTACCCCAGGATGTTTTTAACCATGAAAGTTTACCCAAGTTCAGACTCTGCATCTCAGAGTAGAATTTAGATATGAAGTGTTTTTGCTGCTTATAATTAAGAAAAAATCTATCTAATGAGTGTGAATCGCTTGAGATTTCCCTTGAATTGCTCTTCTTATACACAAAGTGTCTGACCTGTAAATATTTATAGAAGTCTTTATTTGATATATTGTACTGACCTTGTAATGGCTCAAATGATCTAAATCTGCCATTCTCAAAGAGATTGACAACTCTTACAATACCTGCCTTCCGCCAGACTGTAAAATCTGATCCTGTTTGTTGTGGTGAGAGCTCTGGGTTATCTGTCAAAGTTGTTACAAGATGAAGAGGGTGAGTGCtcttaaatatttttctaaGCTTTCTCCAGGCCCACAACACATTAGTCATTAAGGGGTTATTTGTAACTTTGTGTGGTAGTTCCTTCAGACCCCTGTCCAGCATGTTCACTGGAGAGAAAGGTCTGCAGACATCCAACTCTATTTCAAACCAAGGGAGATCTAAACATTCATTCACCCATGTGGAAATAATCCTGgcttgcaaagataatatataataCTCTATATTCGAAGGCCCCACCCACCTTGTTCCTTGGGGAGCTGTAGTGTTGTTAATTTGATCTTAGGTTTCCTGCCGTTCCAAATAAAATCTGACATTATtttgttgattattttaatatcGTATGGATTTAAATTTACAAAGAGCATAGACGAGGTATATAATATTTTAGGAAGGACTGTCATCTTGATCAAATTAATTCTACCGAGAAATGATATAGGAGACTCTTCCATCTTGTTAACATTTCTTTGAGACTTTTAACCAAAGGATTTATATTTGCTGTATATAACAGGTTGATTTGGGGGTGACTTTAATTCCTAAGTAATTGAACCCAGATGGAGCCCAGCGAAAGGCTGAATATAGACAGGTGCAGTTCTTATgctgttgttcaaaatcattaTTTCTGATTTGTCAAAATTTACTTTATACCCAGATATTGAGCTGAATTCTTTAATACATTTGGTTAGAGCTTCTAATGATTTATGAGGATTTGTTAATGTCACAAGAATATCATCAGCGTACAATAaaattttatgttgttttgtgcCAATTGTTACTCCTTGAATATCTGGGTTTTGCCTGATGGCTAACGCTAATGGCTCCATAGCCAGAGCAAACAAAATAGGAGATAGTGGGCTTCCTTGAGCTGTGCCTCTTTTCACTTTAAATGGAGCGGACAGAAGGCCATTTGTCAGAACTGAAGCTGTCAGTTCTTTATATAACAGTCTAATCCAGTTCAGGAAATTATGCCCAAAACCGAATCTCTTCAGAACTTCAAACATATATTGCCACTCAATTCTATCGAACGCCTTTTCAGCGTCCATAGAAACAATAGCACCAGGCGTCTTGTAAAAATTAAGGTGATGGATAATATGGAAAAGGCGTCTTGTATTGTGATAAGAATTCCGACCCTTAATAAATCCCGTCTGATCTGCCTCTACAATTGAGGTCACCACTTTCTCTAGCCTGAGAGCAAGTATCTTAGATAGAATTTTATTATCAACATTCAGGAGGCTAATGGGTCTGTAGGATGAACAAAGTTCTGGattcctgtttttctttgcaATTAAGGTTATATTATACATAGAATCAGGGAGTCTAGAGTCCTCAACTGATTTACTGAAAACCCTTAGCAGAAGGTTATTAATCTTCCCcttcattgttttaaaaaattcaactGGGAAGCCGTCTTCCCCAGGACATTTCCCTGATTGAAGTGTGGAGATAGCTTGATCTATTTCTAATATGGAGATAGGGGATTCCAATAAGTTTGACTGATCCTCAGACAATCGTGGAATATGTAGGTGGTCCAAAACCACCTGCCCTAAGATTCTCTATATCAATCTCTGAGCTGTACAGATTGGCATAGAATCTCTTAAAACTGTCATTAATTTGGCGATTATTAATCTGTCTTTGATTGTTCTCATCCAGTACAGCTGAAATATAGGATTTAACGGGGGCATTCCTTACCAGCCGTGAAAGCAGACGATTTGGCTTATTAGCTAATTCGAAAAATTTCTGTTTAGTGAATAAAATGTCTATTTCTGCCTTCCTCTTAATCATGTTATATAGTGCTGTTCTGGCTGATTTAAGTTCAATAAGAGTTGCATCTGATTTTGTTCTATAGAATGTTTCCTCtaattgctttattttattttctatttcaagTTGTTTGGCAGCTCGCTCTTTTTTCCGCTGGCTTGCAAATGATATAATCATACCCCTCATATAAGCTTTGTAAGTATCCACACTATTCTTGGATCAGCTCCGTTGTTGTCATttgtttctaaaaataaatcagtatgatCAATCAGGTATTTCACGAATTTATCATCTGTTAGCAAGTTGTATTCATTCTCCAGGAGAATGAGCGGTCATTGGGTCTCAGAGGTTCCATTCCCATAATTACAGGAGCATGGTCCGAGAGGGCAATATGTCCAATATCTGCATGGTCAACTAAGTGTAACAGACATCGAGAGACAAAAATATAATCAATACGAAGCTGAGTGATGAGGTTGAGAGTGAAAAGTATATTGTTTTGAAATTGGATTGTAATACCTCCAGATGTCTAAAAGATCAAATTccttattaatatttaaaacagctTTGGCATTCTTGGACAAACTTGTTTGAAGGGGAAGTCTGTCCATGACTGGGCATAAGGCACAGTTAAAGTCACCCCCAATTATCATATTTGGACAATCCATATCAGCTAATTGACTAAATAAAGATGCATAAAATAATTCATCCTGGGTATTAGGACCGTAAACATTGCctaaaagaatattttcaccatgtAGTATCCCTTTAACCAGGACATATCTACCTTCAGTATCTGTAAAAGAGGTTGTGGCAGTAAATGGAAGGTTTTTATGCAAAAGAATTATCACACCTCTTCTACTTGTTGAATGTGATGAGAAAAAAATTTGACCAACCCACTCcctatgatattttttgtgcTCCTCATCATTTAAATGTGTCTCCTGAAGAAAGGCTATTTGAATCTTGTCTCGTTTGAGGGAATTCAGGACAGATTTTCTCTTTACCACATTATTAGAGCCCGAATATTCCATGTACTTATCTTAATAGTCATCAACGAGTTCTGTTATAAATTGTCTACCACAATCAagcttatttgttttacataagATGGACCAGTCTGTAGCCTCCAACGAAAAGTAAACTTTACGAACATAGAAACGTGTTCTGAGCAAAACCCGAACAAGCCCAGAAACACTGTTAACATTGGAACATAAAAACAGAGCATTGCAAATGtgcacactcattcacacacaaatct
This genomic window contains:
- the LOC125904857 gene encoding oocyte zinc finger protein XlCOF6-like isoform X3: MKMCAVQLLRVSVHERISAAAEDFLLRLEKAREAAEIPELRALLTERLTAAAEEIVGLLEETVAEYEDRVERSEREICRQRRLLDAVLKPEVRLHRAEVQQQLLVVKEEVPPEQQEWSSSVDQEDPEPPHIKEEEEELWSSQEGEQLQGLEEADITKFTFTPVPVKSEDDEEEPQSEGHHCGGPGPGSDRNSGPDIDDRTGEFSVAEIEVSCDNWDETREPLSGLNSQVDNELPVNDTGCDSPEKPFNCSECGKKFTKNGFLETHMRTHSGEKPFSCSVCGKKYTKRGYLVQHMGIHRGAESHQCVSGAGGVSECDKKLCYSHHLRKDGGAHPDDHLFSCSVCGRKFTQRGYLIQHMARHTGKIRFRCCVCDKRFAWRHELKSHRCTDESLQNQSECPAGDLAVDGGSDSDDKTSDSSKTETETREPPSVSISDRKSFICPECGKMFCGEENLQSHMKTHSGEKPFSCSFCEKGLTQTGSLTDHTSVHTEEKRFLYCVCGKRFAWRFNLKNRSCANDSSRPDESKGAEPPATSDSADVQTEVAPDSTESLDEVHNSNLAERPFSCSQCTKRFRRKKNLQEHLRIHTGEKPYGCSVCMKYFSCSGSLRKHLRIHTGEKPFSCSVCGNHFTESGHLKVHMRTHTGEKPFSCSVCGKSFTWRQSFNNHMKFHRDTQ